The following are encoded in a window of Arvicanthis niloticus isolate mArvNil1 chromosome 1, mArvNil1.pat.X, whole genome shotgun sequence genomic DNA:
- the Sphk2 gene encoding sphingosine kinase 2 has product MAPPPPLPVAASTPILHGEFGSYPAHGPRFALTLTTQALHIQRLRPKPEARPRDGLVPLDEVSGCGTLQSRSPDDTAAYFCIYTYPRGRRGGRRRATRTFRADGAATYVENRAEAQRWATAFTCLLRGVPLSGDQEITPELLPRKPRLLLLVNPFGGRGLAWQRCMDHVVPMISEAGLSFNLIQTERQNHARELVQGLSLSEWEGIVTVSGDGLLYEVLNGLLDRPDWEDAVRMPIGVLPCGSGNALAGAVNRHGGFEQAVGVDLLLNCSLLLCRGGSHPLDLLSVTLASGSRCFSFLSVAWGFLSDVDIHSERFRALGSARFTLGAVLGLATLHTYRGRLSYLPATTEPALPIPGHSLPRAKSELALAPAPAPTTTHSPLHRSVSDLPLPLPQPALASPGSPEPLPDLSLNGGGPELTGDWGGAGDAPLSPDPLLPSSPNALKTAQLSPIAEGPPEMPASSGFLPPTHNAPEASTWGPVDHLLPPLGSPLPQDWVTIEGEFVLMLAILPSHLCADLMAAPHARFDDGVVHLCWVRSGISRAALLRILLAMEHGNHFSLGCPHLGYAAARAFRLEPLTPRGLLTVDGELVEYGPIQAQVHPSLATLLTGPAGQKLQA; this is encoded by the exons AtggccccaccaccaccactgccagtgGCCGCCAGCACTCCAATCCTGCACGGCGAGTTTGGTTCCTACCCGGCCCATGGCCCACGATTTGCCCTCACCCTCACGACACAAGCCCTACACATACAGCGACTGCGCCCAAAGCCAGAAGCTCGGCCCCGAGATGGTCTAGTCCCTCTGGACGAGGTCTCAGGCTGTGGCACTCTGCAGAGCCGTAGCCCTGACGACACTGCTGCTTACTTCTGTATCTACACCTATCCACGGGGCCGGCGTGGGGGCCGGCGCAGAGCTACTCGTACCTTCCGGGCTGATGGGGCCGCCACTTACGTGGAGAATCGTGCAGAGGCCCAGCGTTGGGCAACTGCCTTCACGTGTCTCCTCCGAGGAGTGCCTCTGTCTGGAGACCAGG AAATCACCCCTGAATTGCTGCCCCGGAAGCCCAGGCTGCTCCTATTGGTCAACCCTTTTGGAGGGCGGGGCCTGGCCTGGCAGCGCTGTATGGACCACGTGGTGCCCATGATCTCTGAAGCTGGGCTGTCCTTCAACCTCATACAGACAG AACGACAGAACCATGCTCGTGAGCTGGTGCAGGGGTTGAGCCTGAGTGAGTGGGAAGGCATTGTCACTGTGTCTGGAGATGGGCTGCTTTATGAG GTGCTGAATGGGCTCCTTGATCGCCCAGATTGGGAAGACGCCGTGCGGATGCCCATTGGTGTCCTCCCCTGTGGTTCAGGCAATGCACTAGCTGGGGCAGTTAACCGTCATGGCGG GTTTGAACAGGCTGTCGGTGTTGACCTGTTGCTCAACTGCTCGCTTCTTCTCTGCCGGGGTGGCAGCCATCCTCTGGACCTGCTCTCTGTGACGCTAGCCTCAGGATCCCgctgtttttcctttctgtcaGTGGCCTGGGGATTCTTGTCAGACGTGGACATTCACAGTGAGCGCTTTAGAGCCCTGGGTAGCGCTCGATTCACACTGGGTGCAGTGCTAGGCCTGGCCACGTTGCATACCTACCGTGGACGCCTCTCCTACCTCCCCGCTACCACAGAACCAGCCCTGCCCATCCCAGGCCACAGTCTGCCGCGAGCCAAGTCAGAACTAGCCTtggctccagctccagccccaACCACCACCCACTCACCTCTACATCGGTCTGTGTCTGACCTGCCCTTGCCCCTTCCCCAGCCTGCCTTGGCATCCCCTGGCTCCCCTGAGCCCCTGCCTGACCTGTCTCTCAATGGTGGTGGTCCAGAGCTGACTGGAGACTGGGGGGGAGCTGGGGATGCACCTCTGTCCCCAGACCCACTGCTGCCTTCATCCCCCAACGCTCTCAAAACAGCTCAGCTTTCACCCATCGCTGAAGGGCCCCCAGAAATGCCAGCCTCCTCGGGGTTCCTGCCTCCCACCCACAACGCTCCAGAAGCCTCTACCTGGGGCCCCGTGGACCACCTGCTCCCTCCCCTGGGCTCTCCACTGCCCCAAGACTGGGTGACAATAGAGGGGGAGTTTGTACTCATGTTGGCCATCTTGCCAAGCCATCTCTGCGCAGACCTGATGGCAGCCCCACATGCGCGCTTTGATGATGGCGTGGTGCACCTGTGTTGGGTGCGGAGTGGCATCTCACGGGCTGCACTTCTACGAATTTTGCTGGCCATGGAGCATGGAAACCACTTCAGCCTGGGTTGCCCACATCTGGGCTATGCTGCAGCACGTGCCTTTCGCCTTGAGCCACTCACGCCTCGTGGCTTGCTCACTGTAGATGGGGAGTTAGTGGAGTACGGGCCAATACAGGCGCAGGTGCATCCAAGTCTCGCCACACTGCTCACTGGGCCTGCAGGTCAAAAGCTGCAAGCCTGA
- the Rpl18 gene encoding large ribosomal subunit protein eL18 isoform X1 produces the protein MGVDIRHNKDRKVRRKEPKSQDIYLRLLVKLYRFLARRTNSTFNQVVLKRLFMSRTNRPPLSLSRMIRKMKLPGRENKTAVVVGTVTDDVRILEVPKLKVCALRVTSRARSRILKAGGKILTFDQLALESPKGRGTVLLSGPRKGREVYRHFGKAPGTPHSHTKPYVRSKGRKFERARGRRASRGYKN, from the exons ATG GGTGTTGACATTCGCCACAACAAGGACCGAAAGGTTCGGCGCAAGGAGCCCAAGAGCCAGGATATCTACTTGCGGCTGCTAGTCAAG CTGTACAGATTTCTGGCCAGACGGACCAACTCTACCTTCAATCAGGTTGTGCTGAAGAGGTTGTTCATGAGCCGCACCAACCGGCCACCTCTGTCCCTGTCCCGGATG ATCCGAAAGATGAAGCTTCCTGGCCGGGAGAACAAGACCGCTGTGGTTGTGGGGACGGTCACAGATGATGTGCGGATTCTGGAAGTGCCCAAGCTGAAG GTGTGTGCACTGCGGGTGACCAGCCGGGCCCGAAGTCGCATCCTCAAGGCTGGGGGTAAGATCCTCACCTTTGACCAGCTGGCTCTGGAGTCTCCCAAGGGCCGAGGCACTGTGCTCCTGTCTGGTCCTCGGAAGGGCAGAGAGGTGTACCGGCATTTTGGCAAGGCTCCAGGAACCCCACACAGCCACACCAA ACCCTATGTCCGTTCCAAGGGCCGGAAGTTCGAGCGTGCCAGAGGCCGAAGGGCCAGCCGAGGCTACAAAAACTAA
- the Fam83e gene encoding protein FAM83E — MAASQLAALEEEELGAGEPALTKASPTFLYSEGQRLALEALLSSGEEAFWACVQQERLPPFLSTDEAQALATAAEDWIVLSQEPGAAGTATAVTDGDTGSLTYWPRQSDEPAPLLRLGWPEDTAWKGITRAQLYTQPPGEGQPPIKELVRQEIQAAGKLVAVVMDVFTDPDLLRDMVEAATRRWIPVYLLLDHQHLPAFLALAQKLGVNLWTTENLDIRTVQGHTFQSRRRRQVSGHVREKFLLLDGDRVISGSYSFTWSDSRLHRGLVTLLTGEIADAFSQEFRVLYAASRPLPPAPTRSPLFSPPEGPQLPRSPHRVALRCPVAPVAPLLSDGPLAQRLAACHILEGDRRGTPTTSGPALSDILRSVQRTRTASGPPTRPSRSLWDLSRLSQLSDSSDGENEPKKSWGSKDTPARALMRQRGTGGGPRAEMDSRSQPWGSPLPVIPARRLRYLSPAQRRLGDNATTSDWASGSGSGRRR, encoded by the exons ATGGCAGCCTCCCAGCTGGCCGCACTGgaagaagaggagttgggggctGGCGAGCCAGCCCTGACCAAGGCCAGCCCTACCTTCTTGTACTCTGAGGGCCAGCGGCTGGCTTTGGAAGCACTGCTGAGCAGTGGTGAGGAGGCTTTCTGGGCCTGTGTGCAGCAGGAGAGGCTGCCCCCCTTTCTGAGTACAGATGAGGCTCAGGCTCTGGCTACCGCTGCTGAAGACTGGATAGTACTAAGCCAGGAGCCTGGTGCAGCAGGCACAGCAACAGCGGTCACTGATGGGGACACTGGCAGCCTGACCTACTGGCCTAGGCAATCTGATGAGCCGGCACCCCTGCTGCGGCTGGGCTGGCCTGAAGACACTGCCTGGAAGGGCATCACCAGGGCGCAGCTCTATACCCAGCCACCAGGCGAGGGCCAACCACCTATTAAAGAGTTGGTGCGCCAGGAAATCCAGGCTGCTGGCAAG CTGGTGGCTGTAGTCATGGATGTCTTCACTGATCCTGACCTGCTCAGAGACATGGTGGAAGCTGCTACACGCCGATGGATTCCTGTCTATCTACTGCTTGACCACCAgcatctgcctgccttcctggcACTAGCCCAGAAGTTAGGGGTGAACCTGTGGACCACTGAG AACCTGGATATCCGGACCGTGCAGGGCCACACCTTCCAGAGCCGCAGGCGACGGCAGGTGAGCGGCCACGTGCGGGAGAAGTTCCTGCTGCTGGACGGTGACAGGGTCATCTCGGGATCCTACAG CTTCACATGGAGTGACTCACGCCTGCACCGGGGCCTGGTGACCTTGCTCACAGGAGAAATTGCAGATGCCTTCAGCCAGGAGTTCCGTGTCCTGTACGCGGCCTCCAGGCCGCTCCCACCAGCACCAACTCGAAGCCCTTTGTTCAGTCCTCCTGAGGGCCCACAGCTGCCCCGAAGCCCACACCGTGTGGCTCTGCGCTGTCCTGTGGCCCCTGTGGCCCCATTGCTGTCTGATGGGCCTTTGGCTCAGCGCCTGGCTGCCTGTCACATCCTTGAGGGGGACAGACGGGGGACCCCCACCACTTCAGGGCCTGCTCTCAGTGACATCTTGAGGAGTGTACAGCGCACCAGGACAGCCAGTGGTCCCCCAACCCGACCCAGCCGCTCCCTATGGGACCTTAGCCGCCTGTCCCAGCTCTCTGACTCCAGTGATGGTGAAAATGAG CCCAAGAAGTCCTGGGGCTCCAAAGACACTCCAGCCAGGGCCCTGATGAGGCAGCGGGGCACTGGAGGTGGGCCCAGAGCTGAGATGGATTCCCGATCACAGCCCTGGGGTAGCCCCCTACCCGTGATTCCAGCCCGTCGCCTGCGTTACCTATCCCCAGCCCAAAGGAGACTGGGGGACAATGCCACCACATCAGACTGGGCCTCTGGCTCAGGCTCTGGAAGGAGACGCTGA
- the Spaca4 gene encoding sperm acrosome membrane-associated protein 4, producing MVLGWPLLLVLVLCPGATGIKDCVFCELTDSARCPGTHMRCGDDEDCFIGHGVAQGVGPIINKGCVHSTICGREEPISYMGLTYSLTTTCCSGHLCNRGSGLATGATSLSLSLQLLLGLLLLLRYWP from the coding sequence ATGGTCCTTGGCTGGCCACTGCTTCTGGTGTTGGTTCTTTGCCCAGGTGCGACAGGCATCAAGGACTGTGTCTTCTGTGAGCTGACTGACTCCGCTCGGtgcccaggcacacacatgcgcTGCGGGGATGATGAAGATTGCTTCATAGGCCACGGAGTAGCCCAGGGTGTGGGGCCCATCATCAACAAAGGCTGCGTGCACTCCACCATCTGTGGTCGCGAGGAACCCATCAGCTACATGGGCCTCACATACAGCCTCACCACCACCTGCTGTTCTGGCCACCTTTGCAATAGGGGTTCTGGCCTTGCCACAGGAGCTACCAGCCTGTCACTGAGTCTGCAGCTGCTCCTGGGCCTGTTGCTGCTGCTTCGATACTGGCCGTGA
- the Sult2b1 gene encoding sulfotransferase 2B1, with product MDGPQPPALWGSFENSVFEMSQKLKGEYFRYKGIPFPVGMYSPESLSLVENTSNVRDDDIFIVTYPKSGTNWMIEIICLILKDGDPSWIHSEPIWQRAPWCETIISAFSLPDRPSPRLMCSHLPIELFTKAFFSSKAKVIYLGRNPRDVVVSLYYYSKIAGQLKDPGTPDQFLQNFLKGEVQFGSWFDHIKGWIRMQSQENFLFITYEELQQDLRGSVQRVCEFLGRPLGEEALSSVVAHSGFAAMKANTMSNYTLLPASLLDHRQGAFLRKGISGDWKNHFTVAQSEAFDRVYREQMHGLPSFPWDTSEEDSSPDGEPDPEPSPSPGLASDDPNPGSSQ from the exons CCAGAAGCTGAAAGGTGAATACTTCAGGTACAAAGGCATCCCCTTTCCAGTCGGCATGTACTCACCGGAGAGCCTCAGTCTGGTCGAGAACACTAGCAATGTGCGGGACGATGACATCTTCATTGTCACCTACCCCAAATCAGGTAC CAACTGGATGATTGAGATCATCTGCTTAATCCTAAAAGATGGGGACCCCTCGTGGATCCATTCCGAGCCCATCTGGCAACGTGCACCCTGGTGTGAGACCATCATAAGCGCCTTCAGCCTTCCAGACCGGCCCAGCCCCCGCCTCATGTGCTCCCACCTCCCTATTGAACTGTTCACTAAGGCATTCTTCAGCTCCAAGGCTAAg GTGATTTACTTGGGCCGGAACCCCCGGGACGTTGTGGTCTCCCTCTATTATTACTCTAAGATTGCTGGGCAATTAAAGGACCCTGGTACACCTGACCAGTTCCTTCAAAATTTCCTCAAAGGAGAAG TGCAGTTTGGCTCCTGGTTTGACCACATCAAGGGCTGGATCCGGATGCAGAGCCAAGAAAACTTCCTGTTTATCACCTATGAGGAGCTGCAGCAG GACCTGCGAGGCTCCGTGCAACGCGTCTGTGAGTTCCTGGGCCGGCCACTGGGTGAAGAGGCCCTGAGCTCTGTGGTGGCCCATTCAGGTTTTGCTGCCATGAAGGCCAATACCATGTCCAACTATACACTGCTGCCGGCCAGCCTGCTAGACCACCGCCAGGGGGCATTCCTGCGCAAAG GGATCAGTGGCGACTGGAAGAACCACTTCACTGTGGCGCAGAGTGAGGCTTTTGACCGTGTCTACCGAGAGCAAATGCATGGGCTGCCGAGCTTCCCCTGGGACACGTCCGAAGAGGACAGCAGCCCCGATGGCGAGCCTGACCCTGAGCCTAGCCCCAGCCCTGGCCTAGCCTCTGATGACCCCAACCCAGGATCCTCACAATAA